The genomic window ccccagtttttgccccagatccctaaatggcccctcaaggattgaactcacagccctgggtttagcaggccaatgctcaaaccactgagctatcccacccccaGAGAGAGACGGTCTGTTTGCTAGTATGTTTTCAGGTTATAATACAGTGCTGCCCTctgcttcctttcttctcccGTCTCAGGCTTCATCCGTCCCATTCATGATACGCCCATTACACATTGCCCCACAGTGTTCGATACCATCATGTACCCTCCCACCACGTGCATCAAAACAATACATATTACAAGGAGCATGGTCAGGCCAGATTTGGTCTCAAGTTTAGATTTTGTAAAACACGAGTGTagattttttataaaatataggATCCATCGAAACTCTCCCATGGAATATTACCGCCCCGCCCAGTGGGaataaaaaacccaaatcaaCATTCCCTACCGTGTTTACCACCCAGCATCATATTAGTGCACCAGACACTGAGCTCTGAATGCAACAAGTATGAAATTGACTACGCTCAGCGACAGCGGGAGAGCTGAATGGCTGATATTGAGCCTCTTAGGGACACAGGACTGGAAATGACCTCTTGGGTCACCAGCTCCAGTCCTGCTATCCCAAGCAACCCCTCGTAGCATCCCGCTCAAACTCTTACTTCTGGGTCGCTAGTGCAAATCCAGCCTAGGTCAGCTGGGACCAACTGTTGCCATCAGTGGATGGCTACTAGCCAGCTGCTTAGTGGCCTGTGTAAAATACGTCGGTGGCCTCACAACGTACATAGGTGACATAGGTCACTTCCTAGTGGaaaggtgtccacatcacaaacccCACCCACAGGGTTAACACTGTCTCCATTTGCTGAAAAGCTCAGCCAAGAAGCAAGGGGCTGAACTGGCCACGGACAATGAAATCCTCTCCCACTTGTAGAGATGCTCTTTCCGAGTCAAGTTTGCAGCACGTCAGTGATGCAATGTGGGGGGAGCTGTACCCAATCTGTGCCCGACGCAAGAGCTTCACCCTATGGctacggagccctctgccccctccctcccaggggctgcagggatgtggtgctgggcgcttccgggagtggcgtggggccagggcaggcagggagcctgccttagccctgccatgccacaggggtggcaatcctgcaggctgtagtttgcccacccctagtgTAGATATAGCTTCAAAGGCTGAGAATCCAGCATCATTTACTGATAATGAACTCAGTCACACCCCAAAAGTCCCAAGTTCCAGCAATCTGCCCCATGCAGTCACAGCAACCTTTGCCTGAGCTGCCCCACTAAGCCAGCCTGCTCCCGCACCCACAGGATCTGGCCTTACCTGGTCCCGTGTGCTTCAGAATAAAGTTTTCGTCGTCAAACTTCTTCCCATAGATCGATTTGCCTCCGGTGCCATTGTGGTTGGTGAAATCTCCAGCCTGACACATGAACTGGGGGATGATGCGATGGAAACTGCTTCCCTTGAAGCCAAAGTTCTTTTCGTGGGTGCATAAGCAGCGgaaattctctgtgtgtgttggggggggggggcagggcggggcgggatAGGGGAGGAAAGAAAGCAAAATCAAAGTTCAAAATGCCAGCAATGGCGCTATATGCGAAAGTTCATCTTAGAAAGCGCCTTAGAGGCGTGGCACTCCCTCTCACCTGCTGTCATGGGCACAATGTCCGAGCGCAGGAGAATCTGGATTCGACCAGCAGGCTTGTTTCCAATCTTGATGTCCATGTACACCTGAGGATTGGCCCTGGACTTCTTAGCAGGAGGCTCACCCtagggaagagaaacaaagtgaTGTTCCCATAGGTGGTTCTTACAGAGGCCTCCAGCCCCGAGTTCTCAGGCTTCAGTGGGACAGCAGGCTGTGACAATTcccgctgggggcggggctgctccCCCTCACACAGGGAACGTCAACACAGCAATCAGGAGGCGTGACTGCTGCTCGTGTAgacgtacctgagctagctttaatatAGCTAGAGGGAAGCTAGCTCGAGTAACAATAGCAGAGAAGCTCCAACAGCATAGACAGCCTGAGTGAGCTGCTCGAGAACGTACCCGGGGtgccgggcagggctgggctccgGAGTCTAGCCCGTGCCCACGGACGCGGCTCTCGTGACTCGAGCTAGCTTTGAACTCGCCATTTTCAGTATCTGTGGCATCGGAAAGGAATTTCTGAAGCTGCAAGATTGTGGCATTAATGCAGCTACTGCCCACGTGTCTGACATGCTGCAACTCGGACAGCGTTTTAAACCGACGACCCACCCAAACCCCGACCATTTTCAACTCCTCCTTTCCATCGGCACAAAAGGAACAATTCAAATCCATCGCTTGattccttccttctccccacagaaagagagagagtcctGCCGTTTACCTCCTGCGTCTCTGATTTGGAAGGCTCTGCTCCCTCTTCCTCTGCATTCTCCTCAAGCGTCTTTCCCGAAAACTTCTTCAACCAGTCATCATCCGACCagactgggacagagagaagAAGGGATCAGAACAGGGTCTAAATCAAATCACGTGTTCTTCTGTGGCATGAGCAGCCAGGTCTGAACACAGTGTGTTCTAGGACAGCTTTAAGACATTGAAGGAGCAGGAGAACCCAGTCCCCAGTAGGAGAACCCTAAGGACACAGAGCCCGCAGCATAGAGAATTTAGACCCATTACACAGGTGAATGAGAAAGTGATGGTCACTGAGTCAGTATCTGCAGCCTAGTAAAACCTCCCATTAGAGCCAACTCTCTAAAATTACCTACAGAATCAGCCCACTCAGTCTTCCCTAATGGCTACTCTGCCCAGGTAACGTGTGACACAGGCCCTCAGCAAAGCGATGGAGAAGGGAGACATTCAGCAAGCAAACAGAACCCGACACAGCCGGGCAGTACTGACAGCAGGACATTGAGGTACCCCCCCACCGCCTTCTCATTCACCGACTCACCGGGTCTGGAAGAACCTTCCTTAATCCGCATTGGCTTGGCCAAGTTGACACGAATCGTCCTGCCAAAAAGCTCAGATTCGTTCTAAGGAGAACGAAAGAGAAAAAGGTGAGAAATTCCTACGTTCTCCAAATCCCTGCCGGGCTCCGAGAGAGAGTCAAGAGAAACACAGACTTTCCCGCCCGCTATCTGAGAGTATTGATTATTTGAATTACCACAgcaaccccagtcatggaccgggAGCGCATTGGGCTAGgtcaggagtggccaacctgagcctgagaaggagccagaatttaccagtgtgccccaccaaagagccacagtagcaCGTCAGCggccccgcatcagctccccctggcagccccaccgatcagcacctcccgatcagctgttttgtggcatgcagg from Chelonia mydas isolate rCheMyd1 chromosome 19, rCheMyd1.pri.v2, whole genome shotgun sequence includes these protein-coding regions:
- the PPIE gene encoding peptidyl-prolyl cis-trans isomerase E isoform X2, which produces MASTKRVLYVGGLAEEVDERVLHAAFIPFGDITDIQIPLDYETEKHRGFAFIEFELAEDAAAAIDNMNESELFGRTIRVNLAKPMRIKEGSSRPVWSDDDWLKKFSGKTLEENAEEEGAEPSKSETQEGEPPAKKSRANPQVYMDIKIGNKPAGRIQILLRSDIVPMTAENFRCLCTHEKNFGFKGSSFHRIIPQFMCQAGDFTNHNGTGGKSIYGKKFDDENFILKHTGPGLLSMANSGPNTNGSQFFITCDKTDWLDGKHVVFGEVTEGIEVVRQIEAQGSKDGKPKEKVIISDCGEYV
- the PPIE gene encoding peptidyl-prolyl cis-trans isomerase E isoform X1 codes for the protein MLSLVLSCVCTDPWHLSAAGGLAEEVDERVLHAAFIPFGDITDIQIPLDYETEKHRGFAFIEFELAEDAAAAIDNMNESELFGRTIRVNLAKPMRIKEGSSRPVWSDDDWLKKFSGKTLEENAEEEGAEPSKSETQEGEPPAKKSRANPQVYMDIKIGNKPAGRIQILLRSDIVPMTAENFRCLCTHEKNFGFKGSSFHRIIPQFMCQAGDFTNHNGTGGKSIYGKKFDDENFILKHTGPGLLSMANSGPNTNGSQFFITCDKTDWLDGKHVVFGEVTEGIEVVRQIEAQGSKDGKPKEKVIISDCGEYV
- the PPIE gene encoding peptidyl-prolyl cis-trans isomerase E isoform X3, giving the protein MNESELFGRTIRVNLAKPMRIKEGSSRPVWSDDDWLKKFSGKTLEENAEEEGAEPSKSETQEGEPPAKKSRANPQVYMDIKIGNKPAGRIQILLRSDIVPMTAENFRCLCTHEKNFGFKGSSFHRIIPQFMCQAGDFTNHNGTGGKSIYGKKFDDENFILKHTGPGLLSMANSGPNTNGSQFFITCDKTDWLDGKHVVFGEVTEGIEVVRQIEAQGSKDGKPKEKVIISDCGEYV